The following coding sequences are from one Helicoverpa zea isolate HzStark_Cry1AcR chromosome 4, ilHelZeax1.1, whole genome shotgun sequence window:
- the LOC124629635 gene encoding UDP-glucosyltransferase 2-like — protein MFLRQIFSFRPLSDLALNVCSGLVKFRPLAEVMQKHYDVVLIENFNSDCALGLLHIYKIKAPVISLLSCPMMHWSASRIGLTDNPSFVPTITSQTSSIGSFLERLENSAMYMYFKLWYRYAVQVKERAIIEKRFQRKIPDLDVLARNISMMLVNTHHSLNGVRPLLPGVVEVGGMHLKDKRSKTIPHRLRLIR, from the exons ATGTTTCTGCGGCAAATATTCTCTTTTCGTCCTCTCAGTGACTTGGCTCTCAATGTATGTTCGGGACTGGTCAAATTCCGACCTTTAGCAGAAGTAATGCAGAAGCATTATGATGTCGTTTTAATAGAAAACTTTAACAGCGACTGCGCGTTAGGTCTACTGCATATTTACAAGATCAAGGCGCCTGTGATTTCTTTGCTATCGTGTCCAATGATGCATTGGTCTGCCAGTCGCATCGGCTTGACGGACAACCCGTCATTTGTGCCGACGATAACATCACAGACTAGCTCAATAGGTTCATTCCTTGAAAGGCTGGAGAACTCAGCAATGTACATGTATTTTAAGCTGTGGTACAGATACGCTGTGCAGGTGAAAGAACGAGCTATCATTGAGAAGAGATTTCAAAGAAAGATTCCTGATTTAGACGTGCTTGCGAGGAATATAAGCATGATGCTGGTGAATACTCATCACAGTTTGAATGGCGTTCGACCTCTTCTGCCAGGAGTTGTTGAAGTTGGCGGAATGCATTTGAAGGATAAGAGAAGCAAGACTATACCTCAt AGATTGCGTCTGATCAGGTAA
- the LOC124629508 gene encoding protein cornichon: MAFSFPAFSYIIALIVDAFLIFFSIFHVIAFDELKTDYKNPIDQCNSLNPLVLPEYLLHLLINVLFLLSGEWFSLLINIPLILYHLHRYYTRPVMSGPGLYDPTSIMNADVLTVCQREGWIKLAFYLLSFFLYLYGMIVVLIAA, encoded by the exons atggCGTTCAGCTTTCCAGCCTTTTCTTACATTATAGCGTTAATAGTTGACGCATTCCTtatatttttctcaatattCCATGTTATTGCGTTTGACGAACTCAAAACTGACTATAAAAACCCAATAGACCAGTGTAATAGTCTAAACCCG TTGGTGTTACCGGAGTACTTGCTGCATTTATTAATAAACGTCCTGTTTTTATTGTCAGGAGAATGGTTTTCACTGCTAATAAACATTCCATTGATCTTGTATCATCTGCACAG atACTACACAAGGCCTGTCATGTCGGGTCCAGGGCTGTATGACCCAACGAGCATCATGAATGCTGATGTTCTAACGGTCTGCCAGAGAGAAGGCTGGATCAAGCTCGCATTTTACTTGTTATCATTCTTTTTGTACCTATATGG AATGATCGTGGTGCTGATCGCAGCATGA
- the LOC124629503 gene encoding endoplasmic reticulum lectin 1 isoform X3 yields the protein MKDIWVLCLCLVKVASSIEHDFKGFDDTILFGINWPGSQDIQHLVDGEVSKLELPKKEILKVTTANKEKYECRIPELRAKESTNIEDYDGPSPLSLLKPLFSQKICSYRLESYWSYEVCHGRYIRQYHEEREVVKTNQPGATVTLYKGKQVKTQEFYLGHWSSEKHAKLEADVKAAQETKEPYRMTKVDGAKLPSVEMVLDDGTVCDLSGKPRLTRVLYVCYTHGKHEVYSFKETSTCEYEIIILSPLLCEHPQFRPKDVSENIIDCLPVDDAPKKPRSLLKMEVDSLRFHHQTIRMMSNDGETHLKFELHPLNEDEDLVEDSKPQLADKPAPVITDDSPVRAFLNGENCLNGGTGWWKYEFCYGKHVVQYHVDRTGEKTTLLLGKFDERAHLDWIKENKGKAPKPVEYRTSVSHFYSNGDVCDKTGKPRQTEVKLKCLENSSSPAQVSLYLLEPRTCHYILGVESPLICDILPLADNTGLIKSVKTVLETQEATTDKKDEDIKLYKEKVAQKFGND from the exons ATGAAGGATATTTGGGTGCTGTGTTTGTGTCTCGTGAAAGTAGCCTCAAGTATAGAGCATGATTTCAAAGGTTTTGATGATACCATATTATTTGGAATTAACTGGCCCGGCAGCCAGGATATCCAACATCTAGTCGATGGAGAAGTTAGTAAACTTGAG CTACCAAAAAAGGAGATCCTTAAAGTGACTACAGCTAACAAAGAGAAGTATGAATGCCGTATACCAGAGCTACGTGCTAAAGAGTCAACGAACATTGAGGATTACGATGGTCCGTCTCCACTGAGTCTGCTAAAGCCCCTGTTCTCTCAGAAGATATGTTCATATAGGCTTGAGAGTTACTGGAGTTACGAAGTGTGTCATGGAAGATATATTCGACAGTATCATGAGGAGAGAGAAG TTGTGAAAACCAATCAACCTGGTGCAACGGTCACTTTATATAAAg GCAAACAAGTGAAAACCCAAGAGTTCTACCTGGGTCACTGGAGTTCAGAAAAGCATGCTAAGTTAGAGGCTGATGTGAAGGCTGCTCAGGAGACTAAGGAGCCCTATAGGATGACCAAAGTTGATGGCGCTAAGCTGCCCTCGGTGGAAATGGTTCTAGATGATG GCACAGTCTGTGACTTGAGCGGCAAGCCTCGTCTGACCAGAGTTCTTTACGTTTGCTATACTCATGGAAAGCACGAAGTTTACTCCTTTAAAGAGACATCAACTTGCGAGTATGAGATCATCATACTTTCTCCATTACTCTGTGAACATCCTCAATTCAGGCCTAAAGATGTCAGCGAGAATATCATAGACTGTTTGCCAGTTGACGATGCTCCTAAGAAACCAAGGAGTCTATTGAAAATGGAGGTTGACAGTCtcaggttccatcatcagactATTCGAATGATGAGCAAT GATGGTGAAACTCACCTTAAATTCGAGCTGCACCCGTTGAATGAAGATGAAGACTTGGTGGAAGATAGTAAGCCTCAGTTGGCTGATAAACCGGCGCCGGTCATTACTGATGATTCACCAGTGAGGGCTTTTCTTAATGGAGAGAATTGTCTTAATGGA GGCACAGGCTGGTGGAAATACGAGTTCTGTTACGGCAAGCATGTAGTTCAGTACCACGTAGATCGCACTGGAGAGAAAACTACACTACTGCTGGGCAAGTTCGACGAACGCGCCCATTTGGACTGGATCAAGGAGAACAAGGGGAAGGCTCCTAAACCTGTTG AATACCGCACATCAGTCTCTCATTTCTACTCAAACGGAGACGTATGCGACAAGACAGGCAAGCCTAGGCAAACCGAAGTGAAGCTCAAATGTCTAGAAAATTCCTCCAGCCCAGCTCAAGTTTCCCTCTATTTACTAGAACCTAGAACCTGCCACTACATCTTAGGGGTCGAATCACCCCTCATATGTGATATTCTACCTCTAGCAGACAATACAGGGTTGATCAAATCTGTTAAAACGGTACTAGAAACGCAAGAAGCTACTACAGATAAAAAAGACGAAGATATCAAGTTGTATAAGGAAAAGGTGGCCCAAAAGTTCGGGAATGACTAG
- the LOC124629503 gene encoding endoplasmic reticulum lectin 1 isoform X1 translates to MKDIWVLCLCLVKVASSIEHDFKGFDDTILFGINWPGSQDIQHLVDGEVSKLELPKKEILKVTTANKEKYECRIPELRAKESTNIEDYDGPSPLSLLKPLFSQKICSYRLESYWSYEVCHGRYIRQYHEEREVVKTNQPGATVTLYKGKQVKTQEFYLGHWSSEKHAKLEADVKAAQETKEPYRMTKVDGAKLPSVEMVLDDGTVCDLSGKPRLTRVLYVCYTHGKHEVYSFKETSTCEYEIIILSPLLCEHPQFRPKDVSENIIDCLPVDDAPKKPRSLLKMEVDSLRFHHQTIRMMSNDNDPKDVLAVLKVEKIDKDGETHLKFELHPLNEDEDLVEDSKPQLADKPAPVITDDSPVRAFLNGENCLNGGTGWWKYEFCYGKHVVQYHVDRTGEKTTLLLGKFDERAHLDWIKENKGKAPKPVEYRTSVSHFYSNGDVCDKTGKPRQTEVKLKCLENSSSPAQVSLYLLEPRTCHYILGVESPLICDILPLADNTGLIKSVKTVLETQEATTDKKDEDIKLYKEKVAQKFGND, encoded by the exons ATGAAGGATATTTGGGTGCTGTGTTTGTGTCTCGTGAAAGTAGCCTCAAGTATAGAGCATGATTTCAAAGGTTTTGATGATACCATATTATTTGGAATTAACTGGCCCGGCAGCCAGGATATCCAACATCTAGTCGATGGAGAAGTTAGTAAACTTGAG CTACCAAAAAAGGAGATCCTTAAAGTGACTACAGCTAACAAAGAGAAGTATGAATGCCGTATACCAGAGCTACGTGCTAAAGAGTCAACGAACATTGAGGATTACGATGGTCCGTCTCCACTGAGTCTGCTAAAGCCCCTGTTCTCTCAGAAGATATGTTCATATAGGCTTGAGAGTTACTGGAGTTACGAAGTGTGTCATGGAAGATATATTCGACAGTATCATGAGGAGAGAGAAG TTGTGAAAACCAATCAACCTGGTGCAACGGTCACTTTATATAAAg GCAAACAAGTGAAAACCCAAGAGTTCTACCTGGGTCACTGGAGTTCAGAAAAGCATGCTAAGTTAGAGGCTGATGTGAAGGCTGCTCAGGAGACTAAGGAGCCCTATAGGATGACCAAAGTTGATGGCGCTAAGCTGCCCTCGGTGGAAATGGTTCTAGATGATG GCACAGTCTGTGACTTGAGCGGCAAGCCTCGTCTGACCAGAGTTCTTTACGTTTGCTATACTCATGGAAAGCACGAAGTTTACTCCTTTAAAGAGACATCAACTTGCGAGTATGAGATCATCATACTTTCTCCATTACTCTGTGAACATCCTCAATTCAGGCCTAAAGATGTCAGCGAGAATATCATAGACTGTTTGCCAGTTGACGATGCTCCTAAGAAACCAAGGAGTCTATTGAAAATGGAGGTTGACAGTCtcaggttccatcatcagactATTCGAATGATGAGCAAT GATAACGATCCTAAGGACGTACTAGCTGTGTTGAAAGTTGAGAAAATTGAtaag GATGGTGAAACTCACCTTAAATTCGAGCTGCACCCGTTGAATGAAGATGAAGACTTGGTGGAAGATAGTAAGCCTCAGTTGGCTGATAAACCGGCGCCGGTCATTACTGATGATTCACCAGTGAGGGCTTTTCTTAATGGAGAGAATTGTCTTAATGGA GGCACAGGCTGGTGGAAATACGAGTTCTGTTACGGCAAGCATGTAGTTCAGTACCACGTAGATCGCACTGGAGAGAAAACTACACTACTGCTGGGCAAGTTCGACGAACGCGCCCATTTGGACTGGATCAAGGAGAACAAGGGGAAGGCTCCTAAACCTGTTG AATACCGCACATCAGTCTCTCATTTCTACTCAAACGGAGACGTATGCGACAAGACAGGCAAGCCTAGGCAAACCGAAGTGAAGCTCAAATGTCTAGAAAATTCCTCCAGCCCAGCTCAAGTTTCCCTCTATTTACTAGAACCTAGAACCTGCCACTACATCTTAGGGGTCGAATCACCCCTCATATGTGATATTCTACCTCTAGCAGACAATACAGGGTTGATCAAATCTGTTAAAACGGTACTAGAAACGCAAGAAGCTACTACAGATAAAAAAGACGAAGATATCAAGTTGTATAAGGAAAAGGTGGCCCAAAAGTTCGGGAATGACTAG
- the LOC124629503 gene encoding endoplasmic reticulum lectin 1 isoform X2, with translation MKDIWVLCLCLVKVASSIEHDFKGFDDTILFGINWPGSQDIQHLVDGEVSKLELPKKEILKVTTANKEKYECRIPELRAKESTNIEDYDGPSPLSLLKPLFSQKICSYRLESYWSYEVCHGRYIRQYHEEREGKQVKTQEFYLGHWSSEKHAKLEADVKAAQETKEPYRMTKVDGAKLPSVEMVLDDGTVCDLSGKPRLTRVLYVCYTHGKHEVYSFKETSTCEYEIIILSPLLCEHPQFRPKDVSENIIDCLPVDDAPKKPRSLLKMEVDSLRFHHQTIRMMSNDNDPKDVLAVLKVEKIDKDGETHLKFELHPLNEDEDLVEDSKPQLADKPAPVITDDSPVRAFLNGENCLNGGTGWWKYEFCYGKHVVQYHVDRTGEKTTLLLGKFDERAHLDWIKENKGKAPKPVEYRTSVSHFYSNGDVCDKTGKPRQTEVKLKCLENSSSPAQVSLYLLEPRTCHYILGVESPLICDILPLADNTGLIKSVKTVLETQEATTDKKDEDIKLYKEKVAQKFGND, from the exons ATGAAGGATATTTGGGTGCTGTGTTTGTGTCTCGTGAAAGTAGCCTCAAGTATAGAGCATGATTTCAAAGGTTTTGATGATACCATATTATTTGGAATTAACTGGCCCGGCAGCCAGGATATCCAACATCTAGTCGATGGAGAAGTTAGTAAACTTGAG CTACCAAAAAAGGAGATCCTTAAAGTGACTACAGCTAACAAAGAGAAGTATGAATGCCGTATACCAGAGCTACGTGCTAAAGAGTCAACGAACATTGAGGATTACGATGGTCCGTCTCCACTGAGTCTGCTAAAGCCCCTGTTCTCTCAGAAGATATGTTCATATAGGCTTGAGAGTTACTGGAGTTACGAAGTGTGTCATGGAAGATATATTCGACAGTATCATGAGGAGAGAGAAG GCAAACAAGTGAAAACCCAAGAGTTCTACCTGGGTCACTGGAGTTCAGAAAAGCATGCTAAGTTAGAGGCTGATGTGAAGGCTGCTCAGGAGACTAAGGAGCCCTATAGGATGACCAAAGTTGATGGCGCTAAGCTGCCCTCGGTGGAAATGGTTCTAGATGATG GCACAGTCTGTGACTTGAGCGGCAAGCCTCGTCTGACCAGAGTTCTTTACGTTTGCTATACTCATGGAAAGCACGAAGTTTACTCCTTTAAAGAGACATCAACTTGCGAGTATGAGATCATCATACTTTCTCCATTACTCTGTGAACATCCTCAATTCAGGCCTAAAGATGTCAGCGAGAATATCATAGACTGTTTGCCAGTTGACGATGCTCCTAAGAAACCAAGGAGTCTATTGAAAATGGAGGTTGACAGTCtcaggttccatcatcagactATTCGAATGATGAGCAAT GATAACGATCCTAAGGACGTACTAGCTGTGTTGAAAGTTGAGAAAATTGAtaag GATGGTGAAACTCACCTTAAATTCGAGCTGCACCCGTTGAATGAAGATGAAGACTTGGTGGAAGATAGTAAGCCTCAGTTGGCTGATAAACCGGCGCCGGTCATTACTGATGATTCACCAGTGAGGGCTTTTCTTAATGGAGAGAATTGTCTTAATGGA GGCACAGGCTGGTGGAAATACGAGTTCTGTTACGGCAAGCATGTAGTTCAGTACCACGTAGATCGCACTGGAGAGAAAACTACACTACTGCTGGGCAAGTTCGACGAACGCGCCCATTTGGACTGGATCAAGGAGAACAAGGGGAAGGCTCCTAAACCTGTTG AATACCGCACATCAGTCTCTCATTTCTACTCAAACGGAGACGTATGCGACAAGACAGGCAAGCCTAGGCAAACCGAAGTGAAGCTCAAATGTCTAGAAAATTCCTCCAGCCCAGCTCAAGTTTCCCTCTATTTACTAGAACCTAGAACCTGCCACTACATCTTAGGGGTCGAATCACCCCTCATATGTGATATTCTACCTCTAGCAGACAATACAGGGTTGATCAAATCTGTTAAAACGGTACTAGAAACGCAAGAAGCTACTACAGATAAAAAAGACGAAGATATCAAGTTGTATAAGGAAAAGGTGGCCCAAAAGTTCGGGAATGACTAG